The genomic interval GAAGCTCCTTTGGGCACCTTGGAGAAGCCAGTATGTGGAAAAGGTAGATGAGCAAGAGGGATGCTTTCTTTGTGAAGCGGTGTCTCAACCAGAGGAGAGGCTCAGGGACTACCTTGTTTTGCACCGTGGTAAGAGGGCTTTTGTAATATTTAACAAGTTTCCCTACAACCCTGGACATCTAATGGTGGCACCCATAGACCACATAGGGGATTATTTGCTTCTTGACCAAGAGACTGCACTTGAAATACACAAGCTAACAAGAGTTTGTATACAGCTTATAAGGGAAGTGATGAAGTCTCACGGCATAAACGTAGGCTATAACCTTGGTAGGGCTGCAGGTGCTGGATTGGAAAGCCACATACACCTCCACCTCGTCCCAAGATGGTTTGGAGACACCAACTTTATGCAAACCCTTGCGGATACTAAGGTTATATCTCAAGACCTCTATGAACTTTATGACAGGATGAAGCCCGTATTCAAAAGGATACTTGATGCTTCTTGAGGTAAGGAACTTAAACCTTTATTACGATGGTAATCACGTT from Aquificaceae bacterium carries:
- a CDS encoding HIT domain-containing protein → MKLLWAPWRSQYVEKVDEQEGCFLCEAVSQPEERLRDYLVLHRGKRAFVIFNKFPYNPGHLMVAPIDHIGDYLLLDQETALEIHKLTRVCIQLIREVMKSHGINVGYNLGRAAGAGLESHIHLHLVPRWFGDTNFMQTLADTKVISQDLYELYDRMKPVFKRILDAS